In a single window of the Olivibacter sp. SDN3 genome:
- a CDS encoding family 43 glycosylhydrolase: MKFHHWSLLGIYAIAISCCLPWNPIFGKTLNPIPAKKDYVAYLFTYFTGNEESGEAVRYAISLDGYQYLALNNNQPVIDSEKISSTGGVRDPHILRGEDGKTFYMVLTDMVSANGWDSNRAMILLKSTDLVNWTSSIINIQESYADQEDLKRVWAPQTIYDPDEQQYMVYWSMKHGDGADIIYYAYANADFTALEGEPKPLFLPRNGKSCIDGDIVLKDGVYHLFYKTEGHGNGIKVATSRSLTSGEWTEQEGYKQQTSDAVEGSCVFQLIGSETYVLIYDVYGKGKYQFTKSTDLEHFEVIDAQVSMDFHPRHGTVLPITRRELKKLTDTWGVPEGFPVADIGGNPVLEGYHADPEILYSKKTKKYYLYPTSDGFDNWDGYFFKVFSSENLTDWKEEGIILDLKKDVPWAGRNAWAPAIEEKMIDGQYKYFYYFTGAQKIGVAVGDRPEGPFVDSGKPLIASKPEGVKGGQEIDPDVFTDPTSGKSYLYWGNGYLAVAELNADMMSIDSNTIQVITPDQTFREGVYVFKRNDQYYFLWSENDTRSEDYRVRYGTSLTPLGPIEIPTENLILEKDPQRGIYGTGHNSVIQLPGKDQWYIVYHRFSIPEGINMGEAAGYHREVCMDPMYFQSDGAIIPVKPTLNSLVPNR; this comes from the coding sequence ATGAAATTTCATCATTGGTCGCTACTCGGCATATACGCCATAGCCATTAGTTGCTGCTTACCATGGAACCCTATTTTCGGTAAAACGCTTAATCCGATACCTGCAAAGAAGGATTATGTAGCCTATCTTTTCACCTATTTTACGGGAAACGAGGAATCGGGCGAGGCCGTGCGTTATGCGATTAGCCTGGATGGATACCAGTATTTGGCGCTGAATAATAATCAGCCCGTAATCGATTCAGAAAAAATTAGTTCCACGGGAGGAGTACGTGACCCGCACATACTCCGGGGAGAGGATGGAAAAACTTTTTATATGGTGCTGACAGATATGGTATCGGCTAATGGTTGGGATTCGAATCGTGCCATGATTTTATTGAAATCAACTGATCTGGTCAATTGGACGTCCAGTATCATTAATATTCAGGAAAGTTATGCTGATCAGGAGGATTTGAAGCGGGTATGGGCACCGCAGACGATCTATGATCCGGACGAGCAGCAATACATGGTCTATTGGTCGATGAAACATGGTGACGGAGCCGACATCATTTATTACGCTTATGCAAATGCTGATTTTACCGCCCTGGAAGGGGAGCCTAAACCTTTGTTTCTGCCAAGGAATGGGAAATCATGTATCGATGGGGATATTGTTTTAAAAGACGGCGTATACCATTTGTTCTATAAAACGGAGGGTCACGGAAACGGTATTAAAGTAGCCACCAGTCGTTCGTTGACATCAGGGGAATGGACAGAACAAGAAGGGTATAAACAGCAAACGAGTGATGCGGTGGAAGGCTCCTGTGTGTTTCAATTAATCGGTTCGGAAACCTACGTGCTTATATACGATGTGTATGGAAAAGGAAAATACCAGTTTACGAAAAGTACCGATCTCGAGCATTTCGAGGTTATCGATGCCCAGGTGTCGATGGACTTTCATCCGCGGCATGGAACGGTTCTCCCGATTACACGCCGCGAGCTTAAAAAACTGACGGATACTTGGGGTGTGCCGGAGGGTTTTCCTGTTGCTGACATCGGCGGTAATCCTGTGCTTGAAGGTTACCACGCCGATCCAGAGATTCTTTATTCGAAAAAAACAAAAAAATATTATCTATATCCTACCAGTGATGGTTTTGATAACTGGGATGGTTATTTTTTTAAAGTATTTTCTTCTGAAAACCTGACCGATTGGAAAGAAGAAGGAATTATTCTAGACCTAAAAAAAGACGTTCCCTGGGCTGGCAGAAATGCTTGGGCTCCCGCTATCGAAGAAAAAATGATCGACGGACAATACAAATATTTCTACTATTTCACCGGTGCACAGAAAATTGGTGTAGCGGTTGGCGATCGTCCGGAAGGTCCCTTTGTGGATAGCGGCAAACCTTTGATTGCATCGAAACCCGAAGGGGTTAAAGGTGGGCAGGAAATTGATCCGGATGTGTTTACGGATCCCACATCTGGTAAATCCTATCTTTATTGGGGTAACGGTTATTTAGCTGTAGCAGAGCTAAATGCCGATATGATGTCGATCGACTCGAATACCATTCAAGTTATTACGCCCGATCAAACTTTTCGTGAAGGGGTCTATGTCTTTAAGCGGAACGATCAGTATTATTTTCTGTGGTCGGAGAATGATACGCGCAGTGAAGATTACCGTGTTCGATATGGTACCTCCCTGACGCCCCTTGGGCCCATTGAAATTCCAACAGAAAATTTGATCCTCGAAAAAGATCCGCAGCGGGGCATTTACGGGACAGGGCATAATTCGGTGATTCAGCTACCCGGTAAGGATCAATGGTATATCGTCTACCACCGTTTTAGCATACCTGAGGGCATTAACATGGGAGAAGCTGCAGGGTATCATCGCGAAGTTTGTATGGATCCCATGTACTTTCAGTCCGATGGTGCTATTATACCGGTAAAACCAACGTTAAACAGTCTGGTGCCAAACAGGTAG
- a CDS encoding RNA polymerase sigma factor, whose protein sequence is MKRKIEWDGHPIWNDSIIKGQQHVFSALMMLYTDTLHIYSMRLCQDEELVKDCFQEVFLFLWGRKEYLNEPACLKFI, encoded by the coding sequence ATGAAGCGCAAAATAGAATGGGACGGCCATCCCATATGGAATGATAGCATAATCAAAGGCCAGCAGCATGTTTTCTCAGCACTAATGATGCTTTATACAGATACCTTGCATATTTATAGTATGCGATTATGTCAAGATGAAGAATTAGTAAAGGATTGCTTTCAGGAAGTTTTTCTGTTTTTATGGGGACGAAAGGAGTACTTGAATGAACCGGCTTGTTTAAAATTTATTTAA
- a CDS encoding glycoside hydrolase family 43 protein yields MKRRSFCRLFICTSCLFMVGGLSAQEARRNTKFVPKALWKDTDGEHINAHGGGVLFHEGTYYWYGERRGDRTSSGGISVYSSKDLYNWKNEGAVLSPVDNPDSDITWGCVMERPKAIYNAQTRQFVLWFHLELKGQGYAAARAAVATSDTPTGPFKFIESFRPNGNMSRDMGLFVDDDGAAYHIYSSDENYALRIARLREDYLGPTTEDTLLFRNHREAPALFKHRGKYYLITSGCTGWDPNEASLHVADQLFGPWELIGDPMRGGEAKKTFGGQSTFVLPVQGKKDAFIFMADEWRPKKLQDSRYIWLPIQMHADGINIEWIDEWSLDYFN; encoded by the coding sequence ATGAAGAGAAGAAGTTTTTGTAGGCTGTTTATTTGCACCAGCTGCCTATTTATGGTAGGAGGACTATCAGCCCAAGAGGCAAGGCGCAACACGAAGTTTGTTCCCAAAGCACTTTGGAAGGACACCGATGGTGAGCACATCAACGCGCATGGTGGTGGCGTGCTGTTTCATGAAGGCACCTATTACTGGTATGGGGAACGGCGTGGCGATCGAACGTCTTCGGGAGGTATTAGTGTTTACTCTTCCAAAGATCTGTACAATTGGAAAAATGAAGGTGCCGTTTTATCGCCAGTGGATAATCCGGACAGTGATATCACCTGGGGCTGTGTGATGGAACGACCCAAAGCCATTTACAATGCGCAAACAAGGCAATTTGTGCTATGGTTTCACCTGGAGCTCAAGGGGCAGGGTTATGCTGCAGCAAGAGCCGCAGTGGCTACCAGCGACACACCTACAGGTCCGTTTAAATTTATCGAAAGCTTTCGCCCCAATGGCAACATGTCGAGGGATATGGGACTTTTCGTAGACGATGACGGTGCGGCATATCATATTTATTCTTCTGATGAAAACTATGCGCTGAGGATCGCCCGCTTGCGCGAGGACTACCTTGGTCCTACTACCGAAGACACGCTGCTTTTCCGGAACCATCGCGAGGCGCCGGCTCTGTTTAAGCACAGGGGGAAATACTACCTCATTACCAGTGGCTGTACCGGCTGGGATCCCAACGAGGCCAGTCTACATGTGGCCGATCAGCTATTCGGCCCCTGGGAATTGATAGGCGACCCTATGCGGGGGGGGGAGGCAAAGAAAACCTTTGGCGGGCAGTCTACCTTTGTACTGCCGGTGCAGGGAAAAAAAGATGCTTTTATTTTTATGGCCGATGAATGGCGTCCCAAAAAATTGCAAGACAGCCGTTATATCTGGTTACCCATACAAATGCATGCTGACGGAATAAACATTGAGTGGATAGATGAATGGAGCCTCGACTATTTTAACTAA
- a CDS encoding Gfo/Idh/MocA family protein has product MHHSRRKFIQQSTVLATVTGLASAFPSFHTLASERSQTKIKVGAIGINGMGWADLQALIKHPDVLCTSLCDVDKNVLDKRTKELADQGIKTKGYLNYRELLESKDVDVVVIGTPDHWHCLQTVEACAAGKDVYVEKPLGNSITECQTMVSAAKQYDRIVQVGQWQRSQQHFKDAVAFVHSGKLGKIRLVKAWAYQGWMKSIPVKPDTEVPAGVDYKLWLGPTKNRPFNPNRFHFEFRWFWDYAGGLMTDWGVHMLDYALIGMKATTPKSVMAAGGKFAYPDDAAETPDTLTTVYEFDDFNIQWEHANGIDGGPYSRNHGVAFIGNNGTLVVNRDGWEVIPEGDRMEAVPLQKKVDDGLALHAVNFIEAVKSRDKSSLNAPIEAGAHIAIFSQMGNIAYRTGKKIHWDEAKGSFNDADADQLITANYYNGYEIPKI; this is encoded by the coding sequence ATGCATCACTCACGTAGAAAATTTATTCAACAATCAACTGTTTTGGCTACTGTAACGGGATTGGCTTCAGCATTTCCCAGTTTCCATACCTTGGCCAGTGAAAGGTCGCAAACAAAAATTAAAGTCGGTGCAATAGGTATTAACGGTATGGGATGGGCGGACTTGCAAGCACTCATTAAACATCCCGATGTACTATGTACCTCACTCTGTGATGTAGATAAAAATGTATTAGATAAACGTACAAAAGAATTGGCTGATCAGGGCATCAAAACTAAGGGGTATCTTAATTATCGGGAACTCCTTGAAAGTAAAGATGTCGACGTAGTGGTTATCGGTACACCGGATCACTGGCATTGCTTACAAACCGTCGAGGCCTGTGCTGCTGGAAAAGATGTTTATGTCGAAAAACCTTTAGGTAATTCTATCACAGAATGTCAAACCATGGTGTCGGCTGCCAAACAATATGATCGTATCGTGCAGGTAGGACAATGGCAGCGTAGTCAACAACATTTCAAGGATGCGGTAGCCTTTGTTCACTCCGGGAAGCTGGGGAAAATCCGTTTGGTAAAGGCTTGGGCCTATCAAGGCTGGATGAAAAGTATCCCGGTAAAACCCGATACCGAGGTGCCAGCGGGGGTGGACTATAAACTGTGGCTCGGGCCAACAAAAAATAGGCCTTTCAATCCTAACCGCTTTCATTTTGAATTTCGGTGGTTTTGGGATTATGCAGGAGGACTGATGACCGACTGGGGAGTGCATATGTTGGATTATGCGCTGATCGGAATGAAAGCGACGACGCCAAAATCTGTTATGGCTGCCGGTGGTAAGTTCGCTTATCCGGATGATGCCGCGGAAACGCCCGATACGCTCACAACCGTTTATGAATTTGATGATTTTAATATTCAGTGGGAACATGCCAATGGTATTGATGGGGGGCCCTATAGCCGAAATCATGGCGTTGCTTTCATCGGAAACAATGGTACCTTGGTTGTCAATCGTGACGGTTGGGAGGTCATTCCCGAAGGTGATCGGATGGAAGCTGTTCCTTTGCAGAAAAAAGTGGACGATGGTCTGGCTTTGCATGCTGTTAATTTTATAGAAGCGGTAAAAAGTCGGGACAAATCCTCGCTCAACGCACCGATCGAAGCGGGCGCACATATCGCTATTTTCTCGCAGATGGGTAATATTGCTTATCGAACAGGGAAAAAGATCCATTGGGATGAGGCCAAGGGAAGCTTTAATGACGCAGATGCTGATCAATTGATTACGGCCAACTATTATAATGGTTACGAAATACCGAAAATTTAA